The nucleotide sequence TTCTGTGCCTGAGTTCGTTGGGAGCGATTAGTGGCATCGCAATTGTTTCCGGCACACTTTGGTCCAAGAGTCGGAGCGCCAACTTTTAGTTTGTAATCGACAAACTCTACGGATGCTGGCCTCGTTTTTCCAATCATGGCTTTGATCAAATCCAGAAAATCTGCGCGGACGGTTGCGGCTACTGACGCGCCAGTCATGGCTGGAAATTTGCGCCTGCATGAATTGCGGAGCCGGATTTTCAGGAATACGCGGACGGTGCGGGTGTGGTTGCCTCCGGACTATGACGGCTTGGGTAGGACGCGCTATCCAGTGCTGTACTTGAACGATGGGCAAAATCTATTTGATCCGTCGACGGCCTTCGCGGGAGTGGACTGGGGTGTGGGAGCGACCGCGGAACGGCTGATCAATGCGGATAAGGTTCCGCCGATGATCATCGTCGGCATCGACAACACGGGGAAAGACCGGGTGCGCGAATATATCCCGTACCGATCGCAGGACCCGCGCGTGCTTGGACCCCGGGGAAAGCGCTATCCCGAGTTTCTCCTGCGCGAAGTGATGCCCATGATCGAGAAGTATTATTCCGTCGCCAAGGGACCGGAACATACGGGGCTAGGTGGATCATCTCTCGGTGGGCTGATCACGCTGTACACACAGTTAGCATCCCCGGGAGTCTTTGGGAGGCTGCTGATTGAGAGTCCATCGTTGTGGGTTGCCAACCGGAGGATCCTTGAAGAGTGCAGGAACTTCCGGGATTGGCCCTACCGGATTTATCTTGGGATGGGCACACAGGAAGTCGGAAACCCTGCGAAGGATGAAAGGGTCGTCAACGATGTGCAAGAGTTGCAGAGCATCCTGCTATCCGCGAAGCTGGGCAAGGCGCGCCTGAAAGTGGTGGTGCAAGAAGGGGGCTTGCACAACGAGGCGACCTGGGGCACGCGCTTTGCGGAAGCTCTGTCATTCCTTTTTGGAGCGTGAAGTCGTACTTGCACCCGACTTAGTGACAGATCGCCACTTCGGCTTCGTGATCACACCGACGCGGCCCGATTCTATGACCTCTCGCCGCTCTACGAAGTCGGCGAAAACAAAACAAGCGTCTTCGGCACAATCAGGAAACCGGTTTCCGGATCGGTTTGCTCGAATGTGAAAGCGCCGACACTCCACACGCTGGTGGAATTAGGCACAGCGAAAACGCTCTGGAGTTGTTGTGCGATGCCCTTTGTCGGACTGGCAATGATGCTCCAGTTGTGGCCGTCGAAGTGCTCCACCATGGTTCTCTGCTGCCCGCCGGTTTGACCATTCGCAAAGAATCCCGCCGCATAGAGGTTGGATCCCGAAGTGCCCGACACACTTCTGAGGATGTTGAAGGATCCCGCATTTTCGCTTGGATTCGGGCTAGGGATGACGCTCCATTGATGTCCATCCCAGTGTTCGACGAGGGTAGTGACGGTCTGTGTCCCGGAGTTCGACAGGAAGCCGACAGCGGTAACATCGGTCGCAGAATTCGCTTGCACGCTGCTGAGGACGTTCTGATTCAGGCTGCCCGTCGGGAGTGGATTGGGACTCGGAACGATCGTCCAATTTGCGCCGTCGAAATGCTCGACGAGCGTTTTCACCGGCGTGTTGGGGGCCACCATGTCGCCCACTGCCCAGATGTCGGTCGGGGAATTGCCGGAGATTCCAGCCAGTACGTTGCCGGTGTTGTTGCCGTTGGGGCTGGAGATAACCTTCCAGGATGAGCCGTCCCAATGTTCGATGAGAGTGAGCACCGCACCGTTGGTGGCAGGTTGATAGCCGACGGCGTACACGTCATTCGAGGCAAAGGCCCGAACTCCGGTGAATGCCGCATTGTCGTTGGTGTTAAGGGCAGGGGTTTTCACCTTGCTCCACTTCAGGCCGTCCCAATGCAATGCCATCGGTTTCAGCAATGAAGTGCAGTCAAACATCAGGCCAACCGCCCACACGTCTGAGGAAGAAACCGCCGAGACCGCAGCCAGAAGATTACCGGTGTTGAATCCTTTGCAGGTACCGGTGGACCCCGGATTGGGGCTGGGAACCGTCTTCCATTTCAAGCCATCCCAGTGCTGGATGAGTGTTCGGGACTCATTGAGATTGTTGTCATTCCTGAAGCCCACTGCCCACGCGTCCGTTGATGAAATCGCCGTCACGGCATTCAAGGTGTTGCCGTGCGCGTTGGGACTGGGACTGTTCTGGAGTGAGAAGTTTGCCTGTGCGAGCGAGGTCACGGGATAAAGACAGAGAATGGCCAGGGTGAAATTAATAAAGGGTCCTGACAGGCGCAGTTTGACGAGAGGCGAATTCATAGTTTCTCCAGAGTGGGCTTCACACATCGGTCAACAAACTAAAGGAGCGCCGTGGGGCAAGTTGTCAGCGGAATGTAAAAAGAATGTTGAGAAGTTGTACTGGTGCCAGGCCGGAGCTTGAGTAGAATGACACGGTGAATCAGACAAAGCCAAACGCTGCAACAACGTTGGCCCGCGTGGGGATGTTTACGGGCCTCACAGAGACGGAACTGGCGTTCCTTTCCCAACGCGCGGTACCGCGCAAGTTCTCGGCGGGAGAAGTCGTTTTCGGCGAAGGCGATCCGTGTACCGGCATGTATGTGGTGGAGGCTGGCCACATTCGAATTTTCAAGACCTCCACGGGCGGACGCGAACAGGTATTGAGCATCGATGGGCCGGGCAGTTCGGTGGCGGAGTTGCCGGTATTCGACGGCGGAAACTATCCGGCCTCGGTCTCGGCCGTTGAAGATTCGACACTGCTTTTTATCAGCAAGCAGGACTTCCAATCGCTCTGTCTGACTCATCCTCAGGTTGCGCTCAAAGTGTTGCGGGTTGTGGGGGCACGCTTGCGTAGACTGGTTGGGATCATTGAAGAACTCTCCTT is from Acidobacteriota bacterium and encodes:
- a CDS encoding Crp/Fnr family transcriptional regulator, encoding MFTGLTETELAFLSQRAVPRKFSAGEVVFGEGDPCTGMYVVEAGHIRIFKTSTGGREQVLSIDGPGSSVAELPVFDGGNYPASVSAVEDSTLLFISKQDFQSLCLTHPQVALKVLRVVGARLRRLVGIIEELSFTTVRHRLAGLLVRLAQREGTKVSDGIEVTLPASNQELASQIGTVRELVSRNLSRFQSEKLIQMDGRRLVIANLKALEAELDSSD
- a CDS encoding esterase family protein, with amino-acid sequence MAGNLRLHELRSRIFRNTRTVRVWLPPDYDGLGRTRYPVLYLNDGQNLFDPSTAFAGVDWGVGATAERLINADKVPPMIIVGIDNTGKDRVREYIPYRSQDPRVLGPRGKRYPEFLLREVMPMIEKYYSVAKGPEHTGLGGSSLGGLITLYTQLASPGVFGRLLIESPSLWVANRRILEECRNFRDWPYRIYLGMGTQEVGNPAKDERVVNDVQELQSILLSAKLGKARLKVVVQEGGLHNEATWGTRFAEALSFLFGA